The sequence ACCCGCATTACGCACTAGCCTATCTATTTCAATTACTTTCCGCCACTGTAAAGCTCAAATTTCAATAAGCGGCAATCGATGGTTCCATTAAAGAATTCTATTTTTCTGCTGGGCCGTAAGCCAATTCTTTTGCCAAGCTTAAGGTTTCCGGTAAAGATATACCCCGTGTAGCCGGGACACTGTTGCTTCATAAAATCACCTATTCGTTTATAGGTGTTGACCAATTCTTCCTCCTCTCCTAGCCTTTCACCGTACTCCGGGTTAAAGAAAACTACACCGTTTTCGGGTTCAGGAACGGTGGTTTCTGCAAAATCCACCACTTCAAAGGTGATGTGATCCGACACATTGGCCACTTTGGCATTTTCCTCGGCAGCATATATCGCCCTTTCACTGATATCAGAGGCCACAAATGCTACTGAAATATTATCATTTATTTTGCCTTTTAATTGCTCCTTAAGCAAGAGATAATTTTCTTCTTGATAGCCTTTGATGTGCATAAAGGAATAGTGATCCCTAAACAGTCCCGGAAAGCGATTAGTCGCCATCAAAGCGGCTTCAATTACCAATGTACCGGCACCACACATTGGATTGACAAATGGCCCTTTTCGGTCCCATTCACTGGCCAAAATGGTCGCTGCAGCCAGGTTTTCTACCATTGGCGCCATCCAAGGCAGTTTCCGATAGCCCCTTTTAGAGAGGGTTTCCCCAGAAGTATTGATGAACATGGAGGCCTGCTTTTCTCTCCAATAAAGCTGAAAGACCGCTCCATTGAAATCCGCACCGGTATCTGGTCTTTTGCCGGTATGCTCCCGGAAACGATCCACTATGGCGTCCTTGACTTTTACATTTACGAAAAGTGGATTGTTGACACTTTCATTTTCTACATGACTGACCACCGAAAAATAAGTGTCATTTTCTATGTATTCTTCCCAAGGGATATTCTTCACCCGACGATAGATGTCTCGGGCATGGTGCAGGTAAAAAGACTTGATTTCAAAAAGCACATGACTGGCCACTCGCAGGTGCATATTGAGGTATATGCATTCATTCATGCTGGCATTTACCTCAATACTGGTGCGATCCACCTTTACCGGTTTAAATCCATGCTCGATCAACTCTTGCTCTAGATATGGTGCAAATCGATCCTTACAGGTAACAATTACCCTCCCCTTTTGGTCAAAATTATTCATGGCACAAAAGTAACTTTTTTGATGGAGTTTTTAACCAATAATTACGGATATCACCTTGTCACACGTAAGGGTTATGGGCATAGCCAAAGATTAAAAGTCAGTGGAGGCATCAGGAATGTCAAGTGATTTAATCCAAATGTTACGATACAGCACATCATGGCCTTCGGCTTGAAGTTTGATCCCGCCAGGCCGGTCAGTAATGCCCTTCCCACCGTCATTGCCACCATCCAAACCCGAATTTGGGCCACCCCAAACTTGCTGAATGAATTCATCGGCATGTACTTTTACACCGTTAAAGTACATGGTCATCAAGGCTTTTTCGACAAGTGCTCCAGATTCATTAAACCGAGCTGCCCGAAAGACAATATCATATGCATTCCACTTGCCCAAGCCTTGATAGAGCTGGTACGGAGCTGCTTTTTCATTGATAATGGCCGCCATGCCATGGCTGGTCGAGTCTCCATCCAGCACTTGGATTTCATAGCGGTTTTGGAGGTATACACCACTGTTTCCACCTTCATGTTCAATCAGAAACTCAATGTGCAGCCTAAAATCCTTAAACTTCTCCTTGGTGACAATGTCCGCTGCACCATATTTTCCATTGGCTGCTGCTAAATCATTGGTGTTAAGCGCGGTACCGTCCGAAACAGGATCCTTAACGATTTTCCACTTGATTGGGGGAACGGCCGATAACCTTGGGCCCTCCCAATATTCCCATTTTTCGTCTAACATCTCCCTACTCCCGTCAAATAGCCACTGGGCATCGACGGGTTTTTCTATTCCAACTCCGACCGATTGACCGTAAGTCAATGGGCACAAAAAAGGAAGTATAAGACAAACAAACAAAGATAAAATCGTACGATGGTTCATCAGGAAACGGTTTTAGTGGATAGTAGGAATAAGGTATTCATAATTCTTGGGAAACTGCTGTTTTGCTGGATTTTTTGTTCAAATCAAAGTCAATCAACGCCTCAAAGGCCCTTCTCCAGGGCAATTCAATGTTCAAATCATGCACTTCAACTTTACCAGCAAAATTACACCGGATGATGTTCTCCACACTGGGATGTAACCTGTCCAAGGCCATATTTTTCGCTATGGCCAATTTTTCATCCGACAATAGGCTTGCATTGGTATGTCCATCACCGAAGTAGGTTTTATAGTCGGCTCTCACCGTATTATTGTAGACATAATCATTTATGACACGATGAATGGTAAACCAATACTGTGGCAAATATGTCCCATTGGAGCCTTCATTACGGGAGAGTGAGGCTTGACGTGCATGGTATAGCATGCCTTGGGGCAATGCTGTTCCCAGCGTATTGCCAGCCGTATTCCATGACGCATAACCATAGAGCTTGGATAAATGACCCTGTGCGATCAGTCCTTCGGTGAAAGTTTTTGCTCCACCTTGGACGTTTCCCACTGGATCAATGTCTGATATGATTACCTTTTGTCCCCTTTCAAGGGCTTGGTTAATTTTGCGCAGAAAGCGGACGGTTTCTTTTGGATTGTTTCTGGAAGTGTACACAAACCAATCGAGTGTTAAAGGGGAACTTTCTTCCACAAAGGTTCCGCCAGCACACGTGATCATTTGGAGGATGGTTTCACTCAGCACTTGGTCCTCAAAGGGCATTACTTGATTTTTGGCTTTTTTTGAGGAATAATGAATGCTGACGACAGGTATTAAGCCCTGTTTGTTATTGACCAACCTACTGAGTAATAGCATAGCGACTTCATCAGTCCCTGCCTGGATGGCTATTTTATCCTTTAGGCCGGACGTAGCCACTTTTCTGGCCAAGGACTCCCTCTCTGATACATGAAGGCCCGCTGGCTTTGCATCATCTTGGGAAAGAACGAGGAAATCTATATATCCCGCTTTCACCCAATCGATCATAGTACTGTTTATCAAATGATTACGACTTCGTGCAGCTTTATAATCTTGAATTGCCTTTTCAGGTATTTGTTGCTGTAACGCCTCCTTTTCAGGGGAAGGTTGAGTAGCTGCCCACGCGGCCAGTTTCTCCCGGTAGTCATCGTTTGTCCCATCTGCTGTAGGTGCCAAACGCATAATCACGCTTTGCATGAACACCGGTACGGCTGGGTAATTTTCCTTAAACTGTTTCACCAGTGCCAATCGATCCAATGCTTTTGAAGGACTTACAGCGTATTTTCGGCTCGCAACCAAGCCTCCATAGGCCAGCATATCTGCCACAATGATCACCCCGTCTACGGTTTTCAAAGGTTGTTCATTTATCCAGCCCATGATCGCATCCGTATCTCCTGCGGTTTCCAGATTGCCGAGCATTGATGCTGGTGGCGTGATGATCTCCAAGTCCGCAATTTGGCCCATTCTCACCGGAAATTGTAAACAGGGCGGGCGATTGTCTAAGGGAATGAGCAGCACCCTGTCTTTGGCTGAAAGCTCCAAAACATTACTAATAAGCACTGAAAACAGCAAGGCAAACACACGGATGATTTTCATATCGGCTGATGAAACAGTTTTTCCTCCAAAATAAAGAAAAGCCACTAATTATAAAACAGTGGCTTTTCCAAGTGTACAATTGCTTTAGGAAATCAATGGTGGTGTCCACCTTCCCCTTTTTGCATCTCGGCTTGCAGGTAGTAGGCTTTATTCAAGACAAAGATTTTCTTGGAATCCTCTTTGTTCATAAACCTGAGCGAAACCCACCCATCTTCTTGACTAACAACTATGACTTCGGTTTTTTCAAATTGCCAAGCATCTTGATGTTTCTTGGCAGAAAAGAGAAAATTCCGCTCATTATCGCTTACAACAGCCTCCTCTGGAACGGCATATTGGCTGGTTTCATCGGTAATTACTTGGCCTCTTACATACATGCCCGGAATCAAAAGCCCCTTTTTATTTTCGATTTCAGCGTGAATATGAACCGCTTTTGGCTTGGATTCAAAGGATTTGCCGACAGCATAAACCTTGGCGATCAGCTCCTCATCTGGCAAGGTTTCTACTGTAAAACGCACTTTTTGACCTTCTTTTACCTTGCTCACATCTTTTTCAAAAACCATTAGATCTGCATGAATATGATGGATATTGACCACCTCAAACATCTCGTATTCCGGTCCTACATACTGTCCCGTTTTGACATGAACTTCCTTAATATATCCCGAAATGGGACTTTTGACCGGAATACGATCAATGATCTTTCCCTCCCGGATGGTGGCGGGATCCAGGTCAAGTAACCTTAGTTGACTTTCCTGGCCACTCACCGAAGCACGTAAAGTGGCAAGTTCCGTCGCCGTTTTTTGCATGTCCCTTCCGGCGCCCACTTCGGCTTCATAAAGGGTATTTTGACGCTCAAATTCCTTTTGAAGGTATTCCACCTGATGCCAGCT comes from Echinicola vietnamensis DSM 17526 and encodes:
- a CDS encoding THUMP domain-containing class I SAM-dependent RNA methyltransferase, which gives rise to MNNFDQKGRVIVTCKDRFAPYLEQELIEHGFKPVKVDRTSIEVNASMNECIYLNMHLRVASHVLFEIKSFYLHHARDIYRRVKNIPWEEYIENDTYFSVVSHVENESVNNPLFVNVKVKDAIVDRFREHTGKRPDTGADFNGAVFQLYWREKQASMFINTSGETLSKRGYRKLPWMAPMVENLAAATILASEWDRKGPFVNPMCGAGTLVIEAALMATNRFPGLFRDHYSFMHIKGYQEENYLLLKEQLKGKINDNISVAFVASDISERAIYAAEENAKVANVSDHITFEVVDFAETTVPEPENGVVFFNPEYGERLGEEEELVNTYKRIGDFMKQQCPGYTGYIFTGNLKLGKRIGLRPSRKIEFFNGTIDCRLLKFELYSGGK
- a CDS encoding 3-keto-disaccharide hydrolase; the encoded protein is MNHRTILSLFVCLILPFLCPLTYGQSVGVGIEKPVDAQWLFDGSREMLDEKWEYWEGPRLSAVPPIKWKIVKDPVSDGTALNTNDLAAANGKYGAADIVTKEKFKDFRLHIEFLIEHEGGNSGVYLQNRYEIQVLDGDSTSHGMAAIINEKAAPYQLYQGLGKWNAYDIVFRAARFNESGALVEKALMTMYFNGVKVHADEFIQQVWGGPNSGLDGGNDGGKGITDRPGGIKLQAEGHDVLYRNIWIKSLDIPDASTDF
- a CDS encoding DUF4127 family protein, coding for MKIIRVFALLFSVLISNVLELSAKDRVLLIPLDNRPPCLQFPVRMGQIADLEIITPPASMLGNLETAGDTDAIMGWINEQPLKTVDGVIIVADMLAYGGLVASRKYAVSPSKALDRLALVKQFKENYPAVPVFMQSVIMRLAPTADGTNDDYREKLAAWAATQPSPEKEALQQQIPEKAIQDYKAARSRNHLINSTMIDWVKAGYIDFLVLSQDDAKPAGLHVSERESLARKVATSGLKDKIAIQAGTDEVAMLLLSRLVNNKQGLIPVVSIHYSSKKAKNQVMPFEDQVLSETILQMITCAGGTFVEESSPLTLDWFVYTSRNNPKETVRFLRKINQALERGQKVIISDIDPVGNVQGGAKTFTEGLIAQGHLSKLYGYASWNTAGNTLGTALPQGMLYHARQASLSRNEGSNGTYLPQYWFTIHRVINDYVYNNTVRADYKTYFGDGHTNASLLSDEKLAIAKNMALDRLHPSVENIIRCNFAGKVEVHDLNIELPWRRAFEALIDFDLNKKSSKTAVSQEL
- a CDS encoding efflux RND transporter periplasmic adaptor subunit is translated as MSTKRIIHINDYLNKGKWIRGMVFLAMMALLPLSACNDNKKAAPHGNEEDPHEAEVHLTDHQVTALELTMDTVQKRNMTQLVEVNGVLEVPPQNEAAVTAYIGANVMDIRIIEGDKVQKGQVLAYLSHPELIKIQSEYAQSWHQVEYLQKEFERQNTLYEAEVGAGRDMQKTATELATLRASVSGQESQLRLLDLDPATIREGKIIDRIPVKSPISGYIKEVHVKTGQYVGPEYEMFEVVNIHHIHADLMVFEKDVSKVKEGQKVRFTVETLPDEELIAKVYAVGKSFESKPKAVHIHAEIENKKGLLIPGMYVRGQVITDETSQYAVPEEAVVSDNERNFLFSAKKHQDAWQFEKTEVIVVSQEDGWVSLRFMNKEDSKKIFVLNKAYYLQAEMQKGEGGHHH